A portion of the Pedobacter cryoconitis genome contains these proteins:
- a CDS encoding XRE family transcriptional regulator, which yields MSNISINLKYLRKKKGHTQQQFADLMGIKRSLVGAYEEDRAEPKYDLLKKIAEHYELTMDEFINEIINDNWKPKLKSQGSNLRILSISVDQSDNENIEMVPVKASAGYLNGFSDPEYIKDLPKFQLPLPALKQGTFRAFEIVGDSMLPIQPGSIIIGEYMDNWNDVKTGETYVIVSKNEGVVYKRAGNRFKENKELKLVSDNKLYDPYNVPAEDILEIWKAKAYISSTLPDATPEPTMETLTNMMSQMQKSISQMNKN from the coding sequence ATGTCGAATATTTCCATAAACCTCAAATACTTAAGAAAGAAAAAAGGCCACACACAACAGCAATTTGCTGATTTGATGGGAATTAAAAGATCTTTGGTTGGCGCTTACGAAGAAGACCGTGCAGAACCAAAATATGATTTGCTAAAAAAAATAGCAGAACATTATGAATTGACCATGGATGAGTTTATTAACGAAATCATCAACGACAACTGGAAACCTAAATTAAAAAGCCAGGGATCAAATTTAAGGATACTGAGCATTTCTGTAGATCAGAGCGATAATGAGAACATCGAAATGGTTCCTGTAAAAGCAAGTGCAGGTTACCTGAATGGCTTCTCCGATCCTGAATATATCAAAGACCTTCCAAAATTTCAGCTGCCCCTGCCCGCTTTAAAGCAAGGCACTTTCAGAGCTTTTGAAATTGTTGGAGATTCTATGCTGCCTATTCAGCCGGGCAGTATCATTATTGGCGAATATATGGATAACTGGAATGATGTAAAAACCGGGGAAACGTATGTAATCGTTAGTAAAAATGAAGGCGTTGTCTATAAACGTGCAGGAAACCGCTTCAAAGAGAACAAGGAATTGAAACTGGTTTCAGATAACAAGCTGTACGACCCTTACAATGTTCCTGCTGAAGATATCCTGGAGATCTGGAAAGCAAAGGCTTATATCAGCTCTACGCTACCTGATGCAACCCCTGAGCCAACGATGGAGACCCTGACTAATATGATGTCCCAGATGCAAAAGTCGATCTCACAAATGAATAAAAACTAA
- a CDS encoding GIY-YIG nuclease family protein encodes MRKFVYIVTDRNRTSLHVGMSADLIKTLDFYKKMPSLFFDSGQQLTRLVYFEELKTESQALNRFKVISRFTRMQKERLVRACNPDWIDLTIGLDFEHITMSRPLSTQVKIPLTIMS; translated from the coding sequence ATGAGAAAATTTGTCTACATCGTGACCGATAGAAACCGTACCAGTTTACATGTTGGAATGAGCGCTGATTTAATTAAGACGCTTGATTTTTATAAAAAAATGCCAAGTCTGTTCTTTGACAGTGGCCAGCAGCTTACACGCCTGGTTTATTTTGAAGAACTTAAAACTGAATCACAAGCGCTGAACCGTTTCAAAGTGATCAGCAGATTCACCAGGATGCAGAAGGAGCGTTTGGTCCGTGCCTGTAACCCGGACTGGATCGATCTGACTATTGGTCTTGACTTTGAACATATCACGATGAGCAGACCATTATCCACGCAGGTGAAAATACCATTGACTATAATGTCTTAG
- the rpmI gene encoding 50S ribosomal protein L35, with translation MPKMKTNSSAKKRFSLTGTGKIARKNAYKSHILTKMSTKRKRNLGHTSMVSAADMGNVKRMLAIGK, from the coding sequence ATGCCAAAAATGAAAACCAATTCCAGTGCTAAAAAGCGTTTTTCGCTTACTGGAACCGGTAAAATCGCAAGAAAAAACGCATACAAAAGTCACATTTTAACAAAAATGTCTACTAAACGTAAGCGTAATTTGGGTCACACCTCAATGGTGTCAGCTGCTGATATGGGCAACGTTAAGCGTATGCTTGCTATCGGTAAATAA
- the rplT gene encoding 50S ribosomal protein L20, producing the protein MPRSVNAVASRRRRKKVLNMAKGYWGSRSKVFTVAKNTVEKGLQYAYRDRKVKKREFRGLWIQRINAGARQYGISYSQFIGKLAAKNIGLNRKVLADLAMNHPEAFKAVIDTVK; encoded by the coding sequence ATGCCACGTTCGGTAAACGCAGTAGCTTCGAGAAGAAGACGGAAAAAAGTCCTTAATATGGCCAAAGGCTATTGGGGATCAAGAAGTAAAGTATTCACTGTAGCAAAAAATACGGTTGAGAAAGGTTTGCAATATGCATACCGTGACCGTAAAGTTAAGAAAAGAGAATTCCGCGGTTTGTGGATTCAACGTATTAACGCTGGTGCGCGTCAATATGGAATTTCTTACTCTCAATTCATTGGTAAATTAGCGGCTAAAAATATTGGTTTAAACCGTAAGGTTTTAGCTGACTTAGCTATGAATCATCCAGAAGCTTTCAAAGCAGTAATTGATACAGTTAAATAG
- the infC gene encoding translation initiation factor IF-3 — protein sequence MALGRPGFNRGPRPPFKKKEAEHNINQFIRAQEVRLAGDNVEPGIYPLAKALALADELELDLVEISPNAVPPVCRIIDYSKFVYEQKKKQKEIKANAKQTIIKEIRFGPNTNDHDFQFKLKHAVSFLENGEKVRAYVHFKGRAIVYKEQGEILLLKFAQALEDIGKVELLPKLEGKRMFLTLAPKVAKK from the coding sequence TTGGCATTAGGCAGACCAGGATTTAATAGGGGACCACGTCCTCCTTTTAAGAAAAAAGAAGCAGAACATAATATTAATCAGTTTATCAGAGCCCAGGAGGTTAGATTAGCTGGCGATAATGTTGAACCGGGGATTTATCCTTTGGCAAAAGCTTTAGCCCTTGCCGATGAACTGGAGTTGGATCTGGTAGAAATATCACCAAACGCAGTTCCACCGGTTTGTAGAATAATCGATTACAGCAAGTTTGTTTACGAACAAAAGAAAAAGCAGAAAGAGATTAAGGCGAATGCTAAACAAACTATTATTAAGGAGATCCGTTTCGGACCTAACACCAATGATCATGATTTTCAGTTCAAACTGAAACATGCAGTTAGTTTCCTTGAGAATGGAGAGAAAGTTAGAGCATATGTGCATTTCAAAGGTAGAGCGATCGTTTACAAAGAGCAGGGAGAGATCTTATTGCTTAAGTTCGCACAAGCTTTGGAAGATATAGGAAAGGTTGAACTTTTACCTAAGTTAGAAGGTAAACGTATGTTCCTTACCCTTGCTCCAAAAGTTGCAAAAAAATAA
- a CDS encoding DUF5074 domain-containing protein, which translates to MNFKKSIPYLFASLSILTISSCKKDNEKALLLQPQTTESLKNNGKDSLTVNDTLLLHPKLANTKNAIYSWTVNGARTGSDSVYTFKAVNKGDFKISFKAATAGGEITVDYQIHVWDKYENGFYILNEGWFGHGTGTVSFYRYNTNKMEDSIFVKENPAKDLNPVSSTLQSGVVFKNKFYLVSKVGGPMVVTNEYNMKELARIPSQGGNDWRSFVGINETKGLLSSGKGVFPVDLNTLAIGRTIDGIGGQVGDMIKQGGYIFVLSSTDGIVILNAADNKVVKKIPGVSVGFTRTIDGNIWAAGGTKLFKINASLDVESITVPFTVFGSWGAWHPGSITASTKENAVFIAKNESFSGGTKLYKYIPGNDASLQAPFLMLPTGKILYGAGLSYNAKLDQLLVNTVQSGFGENFSVNNLYFYDPITAAIKKTVSYSGYYFPSVIVSHQ; encoded by the coding sequence ATGAATTTTAAAAAATCAATACCCTATTTGTTTGCCAGTCTATCCATCCTGACTATTTCTTCTTGTAAAAAAGATAATGAAAAAGCGCTTTTACTACAGCCGCAGACTACAGAATCTTTAAAGAATAATGGGAAGGATTCTCTTACAGTTAATGATACATTGTTATTGCATCCTAAGCTTGCCAATACTAAAAATGCTATTTACAGCTGGACGGTGAATGGTGCACGTACCGGATCTGATTCTGTATATACTTTTAAAGCGGTGAATAAAGGAGACTTTAAAATAAGCTTTAAAGCTGCTACTGCTGGTGGTGAAATCACTGTTGATTACCAGATCCATGTTTGGGATAAATATGAAAATGGTTTTTATATCTTAAATGAAGGCTGGTTTGGGCATGGAACAGGGACAGTAAGTTTTTACCGTTACAATACCAATAAAATGGAAGACAGCATCTTTGTGAAAGAAAATCCGGCCAAAGATCTGAACCCTGTATCTTCTACCTTGCAATCTGGTGTTGTTTTTAAAAACAAGTTTTACCTGGTTTCTAAAGTAGGAGGCCCTATGGTGGTTACGAATGAATACAATATGAAAGAACTGGCCCGTATACCGAGTCAGGGTGGTAATGACTGGCGTTCATTTGTGGGTATTAATGAAACTAAAGGACTGCTGAGCTCAGGTAAGGGAGTATTCCCGGTTGATTTAAATACATTGGCTATTGGCCGTACTATTGACGGCATAGGCGGTCAGGTTGGCGATATGATCAAACAAGGTGGTTATATTTTTGTGCTTTCTTCAACAGATGGCATAGTGATCCTGAATGCAGCCGATAATAAAGTAGTGAAGAAGATTCCTGGTGTTTCTGTGGGCTTTACCCGCACTATAGATGGGAATATCTGGGCTGCAGGTGGTACTAAGCTGTTTAAAATCAATGCTTCACTTGATGTTGAATCGATTACAGTTCCTTTTACAGTTTTTGGCTCATGGGGTGCATGGCATCCTGGATCTATTACGGCTTCTACCAAAGAGAACGCAGTTTTTATTGCTAAAAATGAATCTTTTAGTGGTGGTACAAAGCTCTATAAATATATCCCTGGAAATGATGCTTCTCTGCAAGCTCCGTTTTTGATGTTGCCTACAGGTAAGATACTTTATGGTGCTGGGTTAAGCTATAATGCAAAGTTGGATCAGTTATTGGTCAATACTGTACAATCAGGTTTCGGAGAAAACTTTAGTGTAAACAACTTATATTTCTATGATCCAATAACGGCTGCAATTAAAAAGACAGTTTCTTATAGTGGTTATTATTTCCCTTCGGTAATTGTATCCCATCAATAG
- a CDS encoding polyphosphate kinase 2 family protein: MSKETNRFLAPAGQKIKLKDYSTHYNGDLGKKVGKATLASIKEKLSNHQETLYAENSHSVLIIFQAMDAAGKDSAISHVMSGLNPQGCQVFSFKTPNSNEYAHDFLWRHYLALPQRGRIGIHNRSHYENVLVCKVHPEYILNERIPGYEDVKKVDKNFWKARYESIRNFEKQLTENGTIILKFFLYVSQDEQKVRFLDRINDPAKNWKFSSADIAERALWKDYMVAYEDAITETSTKNAPWYIIPADKKWFARLTISQILEETFKGMKLKYPVLPTEEMEKLEGYKKNLMGEE, from the coding sequence ATGAGTAAAGAAACCAACCGCTTTTTAGCGCCCGCAGGTCAAAAGATAAAGTTAAAAGACTACAGTACCCATTATAATGGAGATCTCGGTAAGAAAGTTGGTAAGGCAACGCTCGCCTCTATTAAGGAAAAATTAAGCAATCATCAGGAAACATTGTATGCTGAAAATTCACATTCAGTACTGATTATTTTTCAGGCGATGGATGCTGCAGGAAAGGATAGCGCAATTTCGCATGTGATGTCTGGCTTAAATCCTCAGGGTTGCCAGGTGTTTAGTTTTAAAACACCCAATTCCAATGAATATGCGCATGACTTTTTATGGAGACACTATCTTGCGCTGCCTCAAAGAGGTAGAATTGGTATTCATAACCGGTCACATTACGAGAATGTACTTGTTTGTAAGGTTCACCCTGAATATATATTAAATGAAAGAATTCCGGGGTATGAGGACGTTAAAAAAGTAGATAAGAACTTTTGGAAAGCGCGCTATGAAAGTATTCGTAATTTCGAGAAACAACTGACTGAGAATGGAACGATCATCCTTAAGTTCTTTCTTTATGTTTCGCAGGATGAACAAAAAGTGCGTTTTCTGGACCGAATAAATGATCCTGCAAAAAACTGGAAGTTCTCCTCCGCAGATATTGCTGAAAGAGCGTTATGGAAAGATTATATGGTAGCTTACGAAGATGCGATTACAGAAACATCGACTAAAAATGCACCCTGGTATATTATTCCAGCTGATAAAAAATGGTTTGCCCGTTTGACCATTAGCCAGATCCTGGAAGAAACTTTCAAAGGAATGAAACTCAAATATCCTGTACTGCCCACTGAGGAAATGGAAAAATTAGAAGGGTACAAGAAAAATTTAATGGGAGAGGAGTAA
- a CDS encoding ORF6N domain-containing protein, protein MQYKKEDVVTDEMIMNHIYVLRGQKVMIDLDLARLYQLRLGNHKIRAVVGRNVTRFPADFMFRVSEEDELCLIRQDSELNLKPQIGFTPLAFTEQGLGMLAGLLNSKRAIAVNIRIIRIFTLIRQIVPDFPEFLNCSNHLRVNSLLRSAESEPDT, encoded by the coding sequence ATGCAGTATAAAAAAGAGGATGTGGTCACTGATGAAATGATCATGAACCATATTTATGTACTCAGAGGACAGAAAGTGATGATTGATCTTGATTTAGCGAGGCTTTATCAATTACGACTGGGGAATCATAAAATAAGAGCGGTTGTTGGCCGGAATGTAACTCGTTTTCCAGCGGATTTTATGTTCAGGGTGAGTGAGGAAGATGAACTTTGCCTGATAAGGCAGGACAGTGAGCTTAACTTGAAACCGCAAATTGGATTCACTCCACTTGCTTTTACTGAGCAAGGGCTTGGGATGCTGGCCGGGTTGCTTAATAGTAAACGGGCGATAGCGGTAAACATCAGGATCATTCGGATTTTCACGCTGATCAGACAAATAGTACCTGACTTTCCTGAATTTTTAAATTGTTCCAATCATCTCCGTGTAAATAGTTTGCTGAGGTCTGCTGAGTCTGAGCCTGATACTTAA
- a CDS encoding penicillin-binding protein 1A, whose amino-acid sequence MFKEIHNKYLRYFSVFIFCIIIFFCALQLNFLWLFGYSPSYKDIKLPTQSVGSELYTSDGKLIGRYYKENRTPVIFKQISPSVINALVATEDVRFYKHMGIDFRSLLSSGLSTATGDKRGASTITQQLAKNMYRTRYNKSQGFIKHIPVIRTIVSKLKEWMTAVKLEGNYSKNEIITMYLNTVSFGNNAYGIKTAARVYFDKQTDSLSVPESAMLVGMLKGTTTYNPIRNPERALERRNVSLSQMNKYGYITAAELTQYKNTPVKLKQGREDEGSDGDSYLRAAVAKYLEAWCNKNGYDLYEDGLKIYTTIDSKLQKYAEEAVAEQMKVVQRRFYSVWGKEDPWQDSEKKKVDYPGRAMKNLPIYAMLEKKYPNNPDSVTSYFNKKKKMKIFTYKGDRDTLFSTLDSIRYYGKIMNTGMMTLDPFNGKIKVWVGGLDHKFFKYDHVNQSKRQAGSTFKPFAYLAAFESGMSPCDTFIDKPVKIKYEEKGKTEYWEPRNASWDNSYRETSLRAAMGRSINTITAQVTEKVGWENVVKWAHECGIDSHLESVPSVSLGPNDVSVFEMVRAYGTFLNKGVRTDPILVERITDQDGNSLEDFVAKTKRVISEEIAWLMLYMFRGGMDEPGGTSRALWEWDLWKENNQIGGKTGTSSDYVDAWYMGITKDLVTGVWVGCDERSAHFKNGETGEGSRTALPIFAKFMEKVYHDKSTGYTYGPFPKATVPITRNYNCPTPVYAVDTAKTDSVVTDSLHVAVPAEGEKPAEKPDEVKSETPEAPVKQLTPATVPLTRKEQRELRRKKRQEEKDKKKEEEKKKDEEKKK is encoded by the coding sequence ATGTTTAAAGAGATCCATAATAAATACCTGCGTTACTTCTCCGTATTTATTTTCTGTATCATCATTTTCTTCTGTGCACTTCAACTGAATTTTCTGTGGCTGTTCGGCTACTCTCCTTCCTATAAGGATATTAAACTACCTACGCAAAGTGTGGGTTCGGAACTTTACACTTCAGACGGGAAGTTAATAGGGCGATACTACAAAGAGAACCGTACCCCTGTTATTTTCAAACAGATTTCACCAAGTGTAATCAATGCATTGGTCGCAACAGAAGATGTCCGTTTCTACAAACATATGGGAATTGATTTCAGGTCATTATTATCAAGCGGTCTTTCAACAGCCACAGGCGATAAAAGAGGTGCAAGTACGATCACCCAACAGCTGGCAAAAAACATGTACCGCACAAGGTATAACAAGTCACAAGGCTTTATCAAGCATATTCCTGTCATCAGAACTATCGTTTCCAAGTTAAAAGAATGGATGACAGCTGTAAAACTGGAAGGCAATTATTCTAAAAATGAGATTATTACCATGTACCTGAATACAGTTTCATTCGGGAACAATGCTTACGGGATTAAAACAGCAGCGAGAGTTTATTTTGATAAACAAACTGATTCGCTGAGCGTACCTGAATCTGCTATGTTAGTGGGCATGCTGAAAGGCACGACTACTTATAACCCGATCAGAAATCCTGAAAGGGCTCTGGAAAGAAGAAACGTTTCCTTATCCCAAATGAATAAGTACGGCTATATTACTGCTGCTGAACTTACGCAATATAAAAATACACCAGTAAAACTTAAACAAGGCAGAGAAGATGAAGGCAGTGATGGCGATTCCTACCTGAGGGCCGCAGTAGCTAAATACCTGGAAGCCTGGTGTAATAAAAACGGATATGACCTTTACGAAGATGGCCTTAAAATATATACCACCATTGACTCTAAACTTCAAAAATATGCGGAGGAAGCTGTAGCAGAACAAATGAAAGTTGTTCAGCGCAGGTTTTACAGCGTCTGGGGAAAAGAAGACCCATGGCAGGATTCTGAAAAGAAGAAAGTAGATTATCCTGGCCGTGCAATGAAGAATCTTCCGATTTATGCCATGCTGGAGAAAAAATACCCAAACAATCCTGATTCAGTAACCTCTTATTTCAACAAGAAGAAAAAGATGAAAATATTCACCTACAAAGGTGACCGTGACACACTTTTCTCTACATTGGATTCTATCCGTTACTACGGCAAAATTATGAATACCGGGATGATGACTTTAGATCCTTTCAATGGTAAGATCAAAGTATGGGTAGGTGGTTTAGATCATAAGTTCTTTAAATATGACCACGTAAACCAATCTAAACGTCAGGCGGGTTCAACTTTCAAACCATTCGCTTACCTTGCTGCTTTTGAAAGCGGCATGAGCCCTTGTGATACTTTCATTGACAAGCCAGTTAAAATCAAATACGAAGAAAAAGGTAAAACCGAATATTGGGAACCTAGAAATGCCAGCTGGGATAACAGTTACCGTGAAACTTCACTGCGTGCGGCAATGGGTCGTTCAATTAATACGATTACTGCGCAGGTAACAGAAAAAGTAGGCTGGGAAAATGTAGTTAAATGGGCGCATGAGTGCGGTATTGACAGTCATCTGGAATCTGTGCCTTCTGTAAGTTTAGGCCCTAATGATGTTTCTGTATTTGAAATGGTGAGAGCTTATGGAACATTCCTGAATAAAGGAGTAAGAACAGACCCAATTTTAGTAGAAAGAATTACGGATCAGGATGGTAATTCACTGGAAGATTTCGTCGCTAAAACTAAAAGGGTAATTTCTGAAGAAATTGCCTGGCTAATGCTTTATATGTTCAGAGGCGGGATGGATGAACCAGGAGGAACGTCAAGAGCATTATGGGAATGGGACCTTTGGAAAGAAAATAACCAGATTGGTGGTAAAACAGGAACTTCTTCAGACTATGTAGATGCCTGGTATATGGGCATTACCAAAGACCTGGTAACAGGTGTGTGGGTAGGTTGTGATGAACGTTCAGCTCACTTTAAGAATGGTGAAACTGGTGAAGGATCACGTACCGCTCTACCTATTTTCGCTAAGTTTATGGAAAAGGTCTACCATGATAAGAGTACAGGTTACACTTACGGGCCATTCCCAAAAGCAACTGTACCCATTACAAGAAACTATAACTGCCCTACCCCGGTTTACGCAGTAGATACAGCTAAAACAGATAGCGTAGTTACAGATTCATTACACGTTGCTGTACCTGCAGAAGGAGAGAAACCTGCAGAAAAGCCCGATGAAGTAAAAAGCGAAACTCCTGAAGCTCCAGTAAAACAGCTGACACCAGCAACAGTACCACTGACCAGAAAAGAGCAACGCGAGCTCAGAAGAAAGAAACGTCAGGAAGAAAAGGATAAGAAAAAAGAAGAGGAAAAGAAAAAGGACGAAGAGAAAAAGAAATAA
- a CDS encoding TonB-dependent receptor plug domain-containing protein, with protein sequence MTKRKFAFDGICNSFFGFSAILWLGIFVPYNSSAQTDSVKKANELKEVSIRAIKLGKRQLSASPLQILSGKDLERLNSLSVADAIRFFSGVQLKDYGGIGGLKTINVRSMGTNHTAVFYDGVQLGNAQNGQVDLGKFSLDNIEEIELYNGQKSTIFQSARGFASGSSLYLNAKQPEFENGQTDHVKAAVKGGSFGLINPSVLWQHKISDAISASLSTEYKNANGRYKFRYTNGVYDSTFVRKNADIETMRAEAGLNGKLQDSSVWAAKVYYYKDHQGLPGAIVSNRYDFTQRLWNENFFVQSSYKKEAGRYNLMASAKYARDYVRYLDPDFVKDNGFLDNRFKQRELYLSLTNRYKINSFWDVVLSGDYQYNTLDANLDYFAYPTRNTFLTALATQIHFERIDVQANLLSTYVNDKVKQFFSAGNKNELTPTVMVSWQPFDSLKEFRIRSFYKSIFRMPTFNDLYYTSIGNTLLKPEYTKQYDLGLTYIKTFKGQKLQQISIQTDAYYNKVKNKIVAVPSANLFRWSMQNLGRVEIKGLDVNVQTAWNIATDLSLTTGLTYTYQQALNVTDKNLNYRNQIVYTPVNSGSFILGADWKNLAMNYSYIYVGQRFNQGANNVYNYVPAWYTHDIAFHYTKVLKHDRFRLSAEVNNFLNQYYDVIANFPMPGRSYRFTIAYSY encoded by the coding sequence ATGACTAAAAGAAAATTTGCCTTTGATGGCATTTGTAATTCTTTTTTCGGCTTTTCTGCTATACTATGGCTTGGGATTTTTGTGCCTTATAATTCTTCAGCACAAACCGACTCCGTAAAGAAGGCGAATGAGCTGAAAGAAGTTTCTATTCGTGCTATAAAACTTGGCAAACGTCAGCTTTCCGCTTCCCCATTACAAATCCTGTCTGGCAAAGATCTCGAAAGATTAAATAGTTTATCGGTTGCAGATGCGATCCGGTTTTTCTCTGGTGTACAATTGAAAGATTACGGAGGGATAGGGGGCTTAAAGACGATTAACGTCAGAAGTATGGGCACTAACCACACCGCCGTATTTTATGATGGTGTACAATTAGGGAATGCGCAAAATGGACAAGTCGATCTGGGCAAGTTCTCCTTAGACAATATCGAAGAAATAGAACTTTATAATGGACAGAAGAGTACTATTTTCCAATCCGCAAGAGGTTTCGCCTCTGGAAGTTCTCTATACCTGAATGCCAAACAACCTGAATTTGAAAATGGGCAGACCGATCACGTTAAAGCTGCTGTTAAAGGAGGCTCATTTGGGCTGATTAATCCAAGCGTGTTATGGCAGCATAAAATCAGCGATGCCATTTCTGCTTCTTTGAGTACGGAATATAAAAATGCGAATGGACGCTATAAGTTCAGGTATACCAACGGAGTGTATGACAGCACATTTGTAAGAAAGAATGCAGACATCGAAACGATGCGTGCAGAGGCAGGATTGAATGGCAAATTGCAAGATAGTAGTGTTTGGGCAGCCAAAGTGTATTACTATAAAGATCATCAGGGTTTGCCTGGTGCAATTGTCAGTAACAGGTATGACTTCACTCAGCGTTTATGGAATGAGAACTTTTTTGTTCAATCCAGTTATAAAAAAGAGGCGGGTAGATATAACCTGATGGCCTCAGCAAAATACGCCAGGGATTATGTGCGCTATCTGGATCCGGATTTTGTGAAAGACAATGGATTCCTGGATAACAGATTCAAACAACGGGAACTCTATTTATCATTGACCAACCGGTATAAAATCAATTCATTCTGGGATGTAGTTTTATCGGGTGATTATCAGTATAACACTTTAGATGCAAATCTGGACTACTTTGCTTATCCCACAAGGAATACCTTCCTGACAGCATTAGCTACCCAAATTCATTTTGAAAGAATTGATGTGCAGGCAAATTTACTCAGCACTTATGTAAATGATAAAGTAAAGCAGTTTTTTTCTGCGGGAAACAAAAATGAGCTCACACCTACGGTAATGGTTTCGTGGCAGCCATTTGACAGCCTGAAGGAATTCCGTATACGTAGTTTTTACAAGAGTATTTTCCGGATGCCTACTTTTAACGATTTGTATTATACCTCTATTGGCAATACATTGCTCAAACCAGAATATACCAAACAATATGATCTGGGACTGACCTATATCAAGACTTTTAAAGGACAGAAATTACAGCAAATATCAATTCAGACTGATGCTTATTACAATAAGGTAAAAAACAAAATTGTTGCTGTACCCAGTGCAAACTTGTTTCGCTGGAGCATGCAAAACCTGGGCAGAGTAGAAATCAAAGGGCTGGATGTGAATGTACAGACCGCATGGAATATCGCCACGGATCTTTCCTTGACTACCGGGTTAACTTATACCTATCAACAGGCGCTAAACGTAACTGATAAGAACCTGAATTATAGAAATCAGATTGTATATACACCAGTAAACAGCGGCTCCTTTATTTTGGGCGCTGACTGGAAAAATCTGGCCATGAATTATAGTTATATCTATGTTGGTCAGCGGTTTAATCAGGGAGCCAATAATGTATATAATTATGTACCTGCCTGGTATACGCATGATATTGCCTTTCATTATACCAAAGTGTTGAAGCACGATCGCTTTCGTCTTTCTGCTGAAGTAAACAACTTCCTGAATCAATATTACGATGTGATTGCCAATTTCCCGATGCCTGGCCGTTCGTATCGTTTCACCATAGCTTACTCTTATTAA
- a CDS encoding YncE family protein, producing MKKQLLYRLSLAIMVSASLFSCRKDPQPAPEQVEILEPTPSGPVKGLYLLNEGNMNMNKASLDYLDFSSGYYSRNIYNQANPEIVKGLGDVGNDIGVYGSKVYVVVNLSNKIEVLNAKTGKKIGQIPFTNCRYITFYKGKGYASAYLGTLGDPTAGNGVVIEIDTATLTEKRRVEVGRQPEELAVVRGKLFVANSGGYSATNYERTVSVIDLNSFQVTNKIDVAINLHRLKADKYGDLYVSSRGDYMNIPSKLFVIDTQTEKVKKSFDIGVSEIVIDDDLAYYYSTEYNYETGDNKITYGMIDVKTETPLSKSFITDGTNKEITIPYGIAVNPITKDVFVTDAKDYVSPGTLYCFNSAGIKKFQVTTGDIPAHFAFVY from the coding sequence ATGAAAAAACAGCTCCTTTATCGTTTATCACTGGCCATTATGGTATCAGCATCCCTGTTTTCTTGCAGGAAGGACCCTCAGCCAGCTCCTGAACAAGTCGAAATACTGGAACCAACACCATCTGGTCCTGTAAAAGGCCTTTATTTACTCAATGAAGGCAATATGAATATGAATAAAGCCTCCTTGGATTATTTAGATTTTTCTTCTGGTTATTATAGCCGGAATATCTATAACCAGGCCAATCCTGAAATCGTTAAAGGCTTGGGTGATGTGGGGAATGATATAGGTGTATATGGTTCTAAAGTATACGTAGTTGTGAATCTCTCTAATAAAATAGAGGTTTTAAATGCTAAAACCGGTAAAAAAATCGGTCAGATTCCTTTCACCAATTGCAGATACATCACTTTCTATAAAGGCAAGGGTTATGCAAGTGCCTATTTAGGTACTTTAGGTGATCCTACAGCTGGCAATGGTGTTGTTATTGAGATCGATACGGCAACACTTACCGAAAAAAGACGTGTTGAAGTTGGTCGTCAGCCAGAAGAACTGGCTGTAGTGAGAGGTAAATTATTTGTAGCCAATTCTGGTGGTTACAGTGCTACAAATTATGAAAGAACGGTTTCTGTGATTGATCTGAATAGCTTTCAGGTAACGAATAAAATTGATGTGGCTATTAATCTTCATCGCCTGAAGGCAGATAAATATGGTGATTTGTATGTGAGTTCAAGAGGGGATTACATGAATATACCTTCTAAACTTTTCGTTATTGATACCCAAACTGAAAAGGTGAAAAAATCATTTGATATAGGAGTAAGTGAAATTGTAATAGATGATGATCTTGCTTACTACTATAGTACTGAATATAATTATGAAACGGGTGATAATAAAATTACCTATGGAATGATTGATGTGAAAACAGAGACTCCATTGAGCAAGAGTTTCATTACCGATGGTACAAATAAAGAAATAACAATTCCTTATGGAATTGCGGTTAACCCGATTACCAAGGATGTATTTGTGACTGACGCAAAGGATTATGTTTCTCCTGGTACTTTATATTGCTTTAATTCTGCGGGTATAAAGAAATTTCAAGTAACCACAGGTGATATTCCTGCACATTTTGCTTTTGTTTATTAA